DNA from Pseudomonas putida:
CGGCGAGTACACGGTGATCCAGCTGTAGCCAGAGCACCTGGCCATCTTCGACGCCGTAGCGACTGACCACTCGACCTTCGCGGTCGAGCATCACGCGGTAGTTGTAGTCGCGCATGGCCGGGATGGCGAACAGCTTGCCGATGATCGCCGGCATGCGCTGGATGTCAGCGAGAAACACCGCATGACGCGCTTGCAGATACCCCTTGGGCTGATCGGCCAGGGCGGCCTTGACCAGCTTGGCACCGTCCATGTCGCGCGCCACCAGCAGGATGCGGGTGTCGTTGTCGAGACTATAGGGCTGGTCGTATTGATCGAGCAGGGTCCAGGACGCGAGCGTATCCCCCGGTTCCAGGGCAAGGGCCAACAGAGGGAGCAGGCTGAACAGTAGTGCGGCAGCGTATTTCATCGGGTCGTGTCCTCAAGATGGGGCTGAGCATAGCCCAGGGGCCGATTGGTCGCCATGCGTGCTCTGGTTGTCTTTCCCGCGGACTCCCAGCAAACTCACCCGGCCAGCCAGGAAGCGGAGTCAGCAGTGTCCACGCCACGCCAGTTCAGCCAGAAAACCAGCACCAGCAACATGTTGAGGCTCAAGTCCGCCGCCGGAAACGGGCAAATGCCCTATCGGGTCGACTTCGTACTGCTCGAACACTTCTCCATGGCCAGCTTCACCGTGGCGATGGACGTGCTGGTGACGGCCAACCTGCTGCGCGCCGACAGCTTCCGCTTCACGCCGTTGTCGCCCAAGGGCGACAGGGTGCTGAGCGACCTGGGCCTGGAACTGGTGGCCAGCGAGCTGAACGCCGCCAGCCTCAAGGAACTGGACCTGCTGGTGATCTGCGGCGGCCTGCGCACACCGCTCAAGTACCCTGAGCTCGACCGCATGCTCAGCGACTGCGCCGCTCATGGCATGGCGCTAGGTGGGCTGTGGAACGGCGCATGGTTTCTCGGCCGCGCCGGCGTGCTGGACGACTATGGCTGCAGCATCCACCCTGAGCAGCGCGCCAGCCTTGCCGAGCGCAGCCCGCAGACCCGCCTCACCCCGGCCAGCTTCACCCTCGACCGCGATCGCCTCACCGCCGCCAGCCCCAACGGTGCGATGGAACTGATGCTCGGCCTGGTCCGACGCCTGTATGGCGATGCGCTGGCCGAAGGGGTCGAGGAAATTCTTTCGTTCTCCGGCGCCCGCTACCGCCAGGTCGGGCCGGGGGCGAAGAAGTCCATGAGCCTGCACCTGCGCACCATCGTCGAACTGATGGAGAACAACCTCGAAGAAACCCTGAGCCTCGACCAGCTCGCCGCCTACAGTGGCCGTTCGCGGCGCCAGATCGACCGCCTGTTCCAGGCCCAGCTCGGCACCTCGCCACGGCGCTACTACATGGAATTGCGCATCACCAAGAGCCGCCGCCTGCTGCAGTACTCCGACCTTTCGGTGATGGAGGTGGCGGTGGCCTGCGGTTTCGTCTCGGTGTCGCACTTCAGCAAGTGCTATGCGGCGTACTTTGGCTACCCGCCATCACGCGAGCAGCGGCTGGGGGAATGAACGCCAGTACACGCCCGCGCGCGTAGGGGTGGCGTCGATACAGCGGATGCTGGGTCAGGCGCGGATGTAGCGCAGCACCGCATCGCAGATCATCTGCTTGTGGCGGTGCTTGATCTGCTCGTCGGAGAGGTCGATCTGGAAGATCTCGCTGAAGGTGTGGCGGTTGGACACCCGGTAGAAGCAGAACGAGCTCATCAGCATGTGCAGGTCGATGACCTCGATACCCGCGCGGAACACGCCCTCCTCCACACCCCGGCGCAAGGTGCGGCCCAAGGCGTCGAGCACCAGGCTGCTCATCTCGCGGATCACCGGCGACTGCTTGACGTACTCGCCGTAGTGAATGTTCTCGGTGCAGACGATGCGCACGAAATCGACGTTGTGGTCGTGGTGGTCGAAGGTGAATTCCACCAGCCGCTCGATGGCCTGCACCGCCGGCAGCGACTCCAGGTCCAGGCTGTGCTCGGTCTTGCGGATATCGCCGTAGAGTTTGACCAGGCACTCGACGTACAACTGCTCCTTGCTGCCGAAGTAGTAGTAGATCATGCGCTTGGAAGTGGCGGTGCGCTCGGCGATGGCATCGACCCGCGCCCCGGCCAGCCCTTGCTGGACGAACTCGTGAATGGCGGCCTGGAGGATGTCCTCGCGGGTTTTTTCGGGGTTGTTCTTACGCGACTTGCGCGGCCCTTCGATCTCAGGCTGGCCGAGATTGACTACCGAATCACTCATACCCACTCACAGGCTGTTGTTTTCAATGGGGTGGGATTATCCGCGAGCGAGGCGGTGCAGGGAAGCGCGCTGTTGGTCGAGTGGTCAGGTTCAGCCAAGCACCGAGCCCTTTGGGGAGCGGCCTTGCGCCGCTCCTACAAGGGGCGTGTCGTCGGTGAGTCACAGCACAGGCTTGCGCCCCGCCCCACTGCGCGCCTTGGCCAGCGCCGCCAGGCGCACCGCCACGTTGGCCGCGCCATACCCGGCATAATCCCTCTTGCGCTGGAGAATCTCGAAGAAAAAGCGCCCTTCGAACGGTTCGGTGTACACGTGGAACAGCTCCCCGCCCTGGGCATCGCGGTCATACAGCACGTTGTAGTACGCCAGCTCGCTGAGGAACTCCTCATCGAAGTCAAAGCGCGCCGCCAGGTCGTCGTAGTAGTTCAGCGGGATTTCCAGCAGCGGCACGCCGGCCTCTTTGGCCCGCGCCACTTCGGCGAAGATGTCCTCGCAGGCGAAGGCAATGTGATGCACGCCCGAGCCACGGTAGCTGGAAAGCGCGTGGGCGATGGCGGTGTTGCGGTTTTCCGAAATGTTCAGCGGCAGCCGAAGACTCGCGCAGGCGCTGCGCAGGGCGCGGCTCTTGACCAGGCCATAGGGGTCGGGCAACACCACCTCGTCGTCGGCGGCAAAATCGAACAGGCTCTTGTAGAACAGCACCCAGCTGTCCAGCGATTCGGCCGGTAGGGCCAGGGCCATGTGGTCGATGCGCTGCAGGCCACCGCTGGAGATGACCTCAGGATCGAGGCGAAAATCGCTGTCATAGATCGTCTGGCCTTGGCCGGCTTGCTCGACCAGGTAGATCAAGCTGCCGTCGGGCGCACGCACTGCGGGGATCTCCCGCTCATTGGGCCCCACCAGGCCACGGAATGGCTGACCGCGATAGGCGGTGGCACGTCCCAGCGCGGCCTGGCTGTCGGTGACCCGCAGCGCCGTGGCGCACAACGACGGGCCGTGGGCCTCGAAGAAATTGTGCGCGAAGGAATACGGCTCGGCATTGAGCACGATGTTGATGTCGCCCTGGCGCAGCAGGCGTACATCCTTGCTGCGATGCTGCCCGCTTTCAGCAAAGCCCAGGCGCTTGAGCCATAGGCCCAGGCGCGCGCCGAGGGCCTCATCCACCGCAAACTCGAGAAACTCCACACCCTGATAGCCACTGGCGGCCGGTGGATCGAACAGCACGCCCGGCTCCACTGCGCGGGCTTGTTCGCCGAGCCGCAGGCGGGTCTGTTCCTCTAGATAGAGCAGCGAGCGCAGGCCATCGGCGGCGTTCTGCCGGGGCGGCGCGGCGCGAAAACCATCGTTGAACACCTCCAGCGACAATGGCCCCCGGTAGCCGGTGGCGAGGACCGGCGCGAGGAAACCCGCCAGGTCCATCTCACCTTGACCGGGGAAGCAACGGAAGTGCCGGCTCCACTCCAGCACGTCCATGGCCAGGATCGGCGCATCGGCCATCTGCACGAAGAAAATCTTCTCGCCCGGGATGTCATGGATGGCGCTGGGGTCGCCTTTAAGCGACAAGGTGTGGAAGCTGTCGAGGATCACCCCGAGGGCTGGGTGGTCGGCCTGTCGCACCAGGTTCCACACTTGCTGGTAGGTGTTGACGTGACGCCCCCAAGCCAGCGCCTCATAGCCAATGCGCAGGCCGCGCCGGCCGGCGCGTTCGGCGAGCAGGCGCAGATCATCCACCAGCAGTTGCTCATCGCCCAGGGCATCGGCCTGGACATTGCTGCACACCAGCACCAGGTCGGTGCCCAGCTCCTGCATCAAGTCGAACTTGCGCTCGGCGCGGTCGAGGTTCTTCTGCAGACGCTCGCGCCGGCAGCCCTCGAAGTCGCGAAACGGCTGGAACAACGTGATCGCCAACCCCAAGTCGCTGCACAGCTGACGAACTTCACGAGGGCTACCGGCGTAATACAGAAGATCGTTCTCGAAGATCTCGACGCCGTCGAAGCCGGCAGCGGCAATGGCTTCGAGCTTTTCGGGCAATGTACCGCTCAAGGACACGGTGGCAATCGAACGCTGCATGAGGAGTTCCTTGTTATTGGCGCGCCCCCTGAAGGTTGCGCGGGCTGACGGTCCCAGGCCTATGGGAACCTGGCACGATCGATTATTCGCAGGTAAAGTCAGCCTCGCAATGCGTTTTGTACGGAACAGTTAGTTTTTGTTCGATTACCGAACAAAAGCGATATTGGCGAATTGATTCAGGTCTGCCCCTGGACAACCATGAATCCCAGCGACGGCCCCCTGCCCCACGTTCAGCGGGCGCCGTGCTGACAGGACCAGCGTCACGGCATAATAAATTCAATAACCGGGTACCGACCTATGCACACTTCCCTCGCCTTGCGAACCGCACCTGCTCGTTCGTCCCATCGGCATCAGTCACCGACTGATCACTCCTGAACAGCCTCCCGCTGACCTACAAGAACAACGGAGAAAACGATGGCCCATTCCAACTCCCAAGCCAAGAAAGCGACCGCCAGCGGGTGGATCGGCTCGGCACTCGAGTACTACGACTTCTTTATCTATGCCCAGGCTGCGGCGCTGATCTTCCCGCAGATCTTCTTCCCTTCCACCGACCCAAAAATGGCCATCATCGCCTCGCTGGCGACCTACGGCGTCGGCTACCTGGCCCGCCCGCTGGGCGCCTTCGTACTCGGCCACTGGGGCGACACCCGCGGGCGCAAGAACGTCCTGTTGCTGTGCATGTTCCTGATGGGGCTGTCGACCATGGCCGTCGGCCTGCTGCCGACCTACCACGACATTGGCCTGCTGGCTCCGGCCCTGCTGGTGGTACTGCGTCTGGTCCAGGGCTTTGCGGTGGCCGGCGAGATCTCCGGCGCCAGCTCGATGATCATGGAGCACGCCCCATTCGGGCGGCGCGGCTACTACGCCAGCTACACCCTGCAAGGCGTGCAGGCCGGCCAGGTGATGGCGGCGGCGGTGTTCCTGCCATTGGCCTACTTCATGCCCAGCGAGGCCTTCAATGAATGGGGCTGGCGTATTCCGTTCCTGATGAGCGCGCTGGTGCTGGTGGCCGGTTATTTCATCCGCAAGGAAGTCCATGAGACCCCGGCCTTCGTGCAGGAAGAGAAGCAGGACAAAGTCGCCAAGTCGCCGATCAGCGAAGCCTTCCGCCACAGCTGGAAGTGCATGGTGCTGGTGGCTTTCATGGCCTTGATGAACGTGATCCCGGTGGTGGCGACCATCTTCGGCGCGGCCTATGCGGTGCAACCGGCCTATGGCATCGGCTTCGACAAGAGCGTGTACCTGTGGATCCCGGTGGTAGGCAATATCGTCGCGGTGCTGGTGATCCCGTTCGTCGGCAACCTTTCGGACAAGATCGGCCGTCGCCCGACCATGATCGCCGGCTGCCTGGGCTCGGGCCTGCTGGCCTTCGCCTACCTGTATGCGATCAGCATCCAGAACGTACCGCTGGCCTTTTTCGTGTCGATCCTTATGTGGGGCATGGTCTACCAGGGCTACAACGCGGTGTTCCCAAGTTTCTACCCGGAGCTGTTCCACACCCGCTACCGCGTCTCGGCCATGGCCATCGCGCAGAACGTCGGCACCATGCTCACCGCCATGCTGCCTGCGCTGTTCGCCACCGTCGCCCCGCCCGGCTCGGACAACATCCCGCTGGTGGTCGGCAGCCTGGCGTTCTTCATCACCTGCCTGTGCGCCCTCGCCGCCTACATCGCGCCGGAAACCCACCGTCTGGCCATGGAAGACCTGGGCAACCCGCAAGCCAGGCCCATGGACAAAGGCGCCTACGAGGCCAGCCGCAAGGGCAGCTTTCAGGCGGTGAGCCGCTGAAACCGGCTGCGCTCCCGCA
Protein-coding regions in this window:
- a CDS encoding FAD/FMN-containing dehydrogenase; this encodes MKYAAALLFSLLPLLALALEPGDTLASWTLLDQYDQPYSLDNDTRILLVARDMDGAKLVKAALADQPKGYLQARHAVFLADIQRMPAIIGKLFAIPAMRDYNYRVMLDREGRVVSRYGVEDGQVLWLQLDHRVLAGQQVYSDAAALKAALERATP
- a CDS encoding GlxA family transcriptional regulator, which translates into the protein MSTPRQFSQKTSTSNMLRLKSAAGNGQMPYRVDFVLLEHFSMASFTVAMDVLVTANLLRADSFRFTPLSPKGDRVLSDLGLELVASELNAASLKELDLLVICGGLRTPLKYPELDRMLSDCAAHGMALGGLWNGAWFLGRAGVLDDYGCSIHPEQRASLAERSPQTRLTPASFTLDRDRLTAASPNGAMELMLGLVRRLYGDALAEGVEEILSFSGARYRQVGPGAKKSMSLHLRTIVELMENNLEETLSLDQLAAYSGRSRRQIDRLFQAQLGTSPRRYYMELRITKSRRLLQYSDLSVMEVAVACGFVSVSHFSKCYAAYFGYPPSREQRLGE
- a CDS encoding TetR/AcrR family transcriptional regulator, with translation MSDSVVNLGQPEIEGPRKSRKNNPEKTREDILQAAIHEFVQQGLAGARVDAIAERTATSKRMIYYYFGSKEQLYVECLVKLYGDIRKTEHSLDLESLPAVQAIERLVEFTFDHHDHNVDFVRIVCTENIHYGEYVKQSPVIREMSSLVLDALGRTLRRGVEEGVFRAGIEVIDLHMLMSSFCFYRVSNRHTFSEIFQIDLSDEQIKHRHKQMICDAVLRYIRA
- the quiC gene encoding 3-dehydroshikimate dehydratase QuiC; the protein is MQRSIATVSLSGTLPEKLEAIAAAGFDGVEIFENDLLYYAGSPREVRQLCSDLGLAITLFQPFRDFEGCRRERLQKNLDRAERKFDLMQELGTDLVLVCSNVQADALGDEQLLVDDLRLLAERAGRRGLRIGYEALAWGRHVNTYQQVWNLVRQADHPALGVILDSFHTLSLKGDPSAIHDIPGEKIFFVQMADAPILAMDVLEWSRHFRCFPGQGEMDLAGFLAPVLATGYRGPLSLEVFNDGFRAAPPRQNAADGLRSLLYLEEQTRLRLGEQARAVEPGVLFDPPAASGYQGVEFLEFAVDEALGARLGLWLKRLGFAESGQHRSKDVRLLRQGDINIVLNAEPYSFAHNFFEAHGPSLCATALRVTDSQAALGRATAYRGQPFRGLVGPNEREIPAVRAPDGSLIYLVEQAGQGQTIYDSDFRLDPEVISSGGLQRIDHMALALPAESLDSWVLFYKSLFDFAADDEVVLPDPYGLVKSRALRSACASLRLPLNISENRNTAIAHALSSYRGSGVHHIAFACEDIFAEVARAKEAGVPLLEIPLNYYDDLAARFDFDEEFLSELAYYNVLYDRDAQGGELFHVYTEPFEGRFFFEILQRKRDYAGYGAANVAVRLAALAKARSGAGRKPVL
- a CDS encoding MFS transporter, whose product is MAHSNSQAKKATASGWIGSALEYYDFFIYAQAAALIFPQIFFPSTDPKMAIIASLATYGVGYLARPLGAFVLGHWGDTRGRKNVLLLCMFLMGLSTMAVGLLPTYHDIGLLAPALLVVLRLVQGFAVAGEISGASSMIMEHAPFGRRGYYASYTLQGVQAGQVMAAAVFLPLAYFMPSEAFNEWGWRIPFLMSALVLVAGYFIRKEVHETPAFVQEEKQDKVAKSPISEAFRHSWKCMVLVAFMALMNVIPVVATIFGAAYAVQPAYGIGFDKSVYLWIPVVGNIVAVLVIPFVGNLSDKIGRRPTMIAGCLGSGLLAFAYLYAISIQNVPLAFFVSILMWGMVYQGYNAVFPSFYPELFHTRYRVSAMAIAQNVGTMLTAMLPALFATVAPPGSDNIPLVVGSLAFFITCLCALAAYIAPETHRLAMEDLGNPQARPMDKGAYEASRKGSFQAVSR